A section of the Gloeobacter violaceus PCC 7421 genome encodes:
- a CDS encoding bifunctional orotidine-5'-phosphate decarboxylase/orotate phosphoribosyltransferase gives MNFFDKLDKAIAQQGSLLFVGLDPNPEMLPERYGRTASIAALRDWMRALVEQTAASICAFKPTLGFYQALGPAGIDLLLEVLEWIPPHLPVILDAKHGDLNTGTQLARTFFEDWGVDAVTINPFAGQDAVAPFLLYPRKGVFVLCHTANPAAQAMQAHPGQQPPLYQQVVREARGWGLPEQLGLEVGTVRPEILARVRAAAPERLIMVRSLWAAPPGALASMLAAGLDAAGAGLLVPVPQECLGADTPGLSVAALRCEIEAIRTVPGDVPSSCTLWQPDVCLIETDRLLDLALQLFDTGCILFGEYVQASGAVFPYYIDLRRIISNPQLFQQVLLAYAEILSTLSFDRIAGIPYGSLPTATGLALHLNRPLIFPRKEVKAHGTRRAIEGTFYPGETVVVIDDILITGNSAVEGARKLQSVGLVVRDIVVLIEHGPEASAFLQSQGYNAYAVLPFERIARTLHQAGRIDDSQYAALGEDKLASAS, from the coding sequence ATGAATTTTTTCGACAAACTGGACAAGGCCATCGCGCAGCAAGGCAGTCTGCTGTTTGTCGGCCTCGATCCCAACCCCGAGATGCTGCCCGAGCGCTACGGCCGGACCGCGTCGATTGCTGCTTTGCGCGACTGGATGCGCGCCCTCGTCGAGCAGACCGCCGCTTCTATCTGCGCCTTCAAACCGACCCTCGGTTTCTATCAGGCCCTCGGTCCGGCCGGGATCGACCTGTTGCTGGAGGTGCTCGAGTGGATCCCGCCGCACCTGCCGGTCATTTTGGATGCCAAACACGGCGATCTCAACACCGGTACGCAGCTCGCGCGCACGTTCTTTGAGGACTGGGGGGTCGATGCGGTCACCATCAATCCCTTTGCCGGTCAGGATGCGGTGGCGCCGTTTTTGCTCTACCCGCGCAAAGGGGTATTCGTCCTCTGCCACACCGCCAATCCGGCGGCCCAGGCGATGCAAGCGCACCCGGGCCAGCAACCGCCGCTGTATCAACAGGTGGTCCGCGAGGCGAGGGGTTGGGGTCTGCCCGAACAACTGGGCCTGGAGGTGGGTACGGTCCGGCCGGAGATCCTGGCGCGCGTGCGCGCCGCCGCACCCGAGCGGCTCATCATGGTGCGCAGCCTCTGGGCCGCACCGCCGGGGGCGCTCGCGTCGATGCTCGCCGCCGGCCTCGATGCAGCGGGGGCCGGTTTGCTGGTGCCGGTGCCCCAGGAGTGTCTGGGGGCAGACACTCCTGGCCTCAGCGTCGCAGCGCTGCGCTGCGAAATTGAAGCGATCCGGACTGTCCCCGGGGATGTACCGAGCAGCTGCACCCTCTGGCAACCGGATGTCTGCCTCATCGAAACCGATCGGCTCCTGGATCTGGCCTTGCAGCTGTTCGACACCGGCTGTATTCTCTTCGGCGAGTACGTCCAGGCCAGCGGTGCGGTGTTTCCGTACTACATCGATCTCAGGCGGATTATCTCCAACCCGCAGCTCTTTCAGCAGGTGCTGCTCGCCTACGCGGAAATCTTGAGCACCCTGTCCTTCGATCGCATCGCAGGAATTCCCTACGGCTCGCTGCCCACCGCCACCGGACTGGCGCTTCACCTCAACCGGCCGCTGATCTTCCCGCGCAAGGAAGTCAAAGCCCACGGCACCCGGCGGGCGATCGAGGGCACCTTCTATCCGGGCGAAACGGTCGTGGTGATCGACGACATCTTGATCACCGGCAACAGCGCCGTAGAAGGGGCGCGCAAGCTCCAGTCCGTCGGATTGGTGGTCCGCGATATCGTCGTGCTCATCGAGCACGGTCCTGAGGCGAGCGCCTTTTTGCAATCGCAAGGGTACAATGCCTACGCCGTACTGCCCTTTGAACGTATCGCCCGCACTCTGCATCAGGCTGGACGTATCGACGACAGCCAGTACGCCGCCCTCGGCGAAGACAAGCTTGCGAGCGCGAGTTGA
- a CDS encoding cytochrome b6-f complex subunit PetM has protein sequence MRRILAIWYKSTNNEGAEAMTGEIFFVAGLVFVLTLVGMAIGFGVLKLRGEGKEA, from the coding sequence TTGCGTAGGATCTTGGCAATTTGGTACAAAAGCACCAACAACGAGGGAGCCGAGGCGATGACGGGCGAGATCTTTTTTGTAGCAGGGTTGGTTTTCGTACTGACGCTGGTGGGTATGGCCATCGGTTTTGGTGTCCTCAAGCTGCGCGGTGAGGGCAAAGAAGCCTGA
- a CDS encoding 2'-5' RNA ligase family protein, protein MAKAGASGVRGGAGEHDRYFVAVLPPGVIAQEVERIQQIFADHFASCGALRSPPHITLQPPFEWPAAEREWLEDCLLNFADKQPRFVVALSGFAAFPPRVIYIDVVANAALEALQISLAERFERVLGVVERSRSRRYVPHMTVAFRDLTQENFARAWPQFKDRPLSMEFAVHRLTLLMHGGGRWQVCKEFALQP, encoded by the coding sequence ATGGCGAAGGCGGGCGCTTCTGGAGTCCGGGGGGGCGCCGGGGAGCACGATCGCTATTTCGTGGCGGTGCTGCCTCCAGGGGTAATTGCCCAGGAAGTCGAGCGCATCCAGCAGATTTTTGCCGACCATTTTGCCAGTTGCGGCGCGCTGAGATCGCCACCGCATATTACGTTGCAGCCGCCTTTCGAGTGGCCCGCTGCGGAGCGGGAGTGGCTTGAGGATTGTCTGCTGAATTTCGCCGACAAGCAGCCCCGTTTTGTTGTGGCATTGTCGGGATTTGCGGCTTTCCCGCCGCGGGTCATCTATATCGATGTGGTAGCCAATGCAGCCCTCGAAGCTTTGCAGATCTCCCTTGCGGAGCGATTCGAGCGGGTGCTGGGCGTCGTCGAGAGGTCGCGCTCCCGGCGTTATGTTCCCCACATGACCGTTGCTTTTCGGGATTTAACGCAGGAAAACTTTGCGCGCGCCTGGCCTCAATTTAAAGACCGGCCGTTGTCCATGGAATTTGCGGTGCACCGTCTAACCCTGCTGATGCATGGGGGTGGGCGCTGGCAAGTCTGCAAAGAATTTGCGTTGCAACCGTAG
- a CDS encoding CHAD domain-containing protein, translating into MPFELSASQPVAQEIRRIVREQIAEALELLGTRYDEQPEAAVHSARKLFKRLRALLRLVRAELGAGRYKGEDRVVQQAGRALSEARDAHVLTQTLAKVRKDQVGPLPDGLFDALADAIDRNAASTQLDRTAVTDVVVALVGLQERLADWPLEREGFKLLEDGLLWVYREGRRAMKAAFADPDPEHFHTWRKRVKDLWHQYEVLTPLWPELLAPCATQAHQLADYLGDDHDLAVLYETVAKQIPVDYAAEGAWLLSDIDRRRTELQRLAKPLGIKLYAETPGAFVRRLGAYWRAWQRSEQGLAPSQRTEPALQKLA; encoded by the coding sequence ATGCCATTTGAACTGTCGGCTTCGCAACCGGTTGCGCAAGAAATTCGGCGCATTGTCCGTGAGCAGATTGCCGAAGCGCTCGAACTGTTGGGCACCCGGTACGACGAGCAACCCGAAGCAGCCGTGCACTCCGCCCGCAAGCTGTTCAAGCGGTTGCGCGCACTGCTGCGCCTAGTGCGCGCCGAGTTGGGAGCGGGCAGGTACAAAGGCGAAGACCGGGTCGTTCAGCAGGCCGGACGGGCGCTCTCCGAGGCGCGCGACGCCCACGTGCTTACCCAGACGCTGGCCAAGGTGCGCAAGGACCAGGTAGGGCCATTGCCCGACGGTTTGTTTGACGCCCTCGCGGACGCCATCGACCGCAATGCTGCGAGCACCCAACTTGACCGCACGGCCGTTACCGACGTTGTCGTGGCTCTGGTCGGCCTACAAGAGCGGCTTGCAGACTGGCCGCTGGAGCGCGAGGGATTCAAGCTTCTCGAGGACGGTCTGCTGTGGGTCTACCGCGAAGGTCGCCGGGCGATGAAGGCCGCCTTTGCCGATCCCGACCCGGAGCACTTTCACACCTGGCGCAAACGCGTCAAAGATCTCTGGCACCAGTACGAGGTGCTCACCCCGCTCTGGCCGGAATTGCTGGCGCCCTGCGCCACCCAGGCCCATCAACTGGCCGACTACCTGGGGGACGACCACGACCTGGCAGTCCTCTATGAGACCGTCGCAAAGCAAATCCCCGTCGATTATGCCGCCGAGGGAGCCTGGCTGCTGAGTGACATCGATCGGCGGCGCACCGAGTTGCAGCGGTTGGCAAAGCCCCTGGGGATCAAGCTCTACGCCGAGACGCCCGGCGCCTTTGTGCGGCGTTTGGGCGCCTACTGGCGAGCCTGGCAACGCAGCGAGCAGGGCCTCGCACCATCGCAAAGGACCGAGCCTGCGTTGCAAAAGTTGGCCTGA
- a CDS encoding DUF2905 domain-containing protein, protein MAEGLGLLLFLAGVVGTAFAGSLWPAARQHVPEPLGRLPGDVVYSGGGVTLYFPLMTSILFAVVGSAAVWSALRLVR, encoded by the coding sequence ATGGCTGAAGGGTTGGGATTGCTGCTATTCTTGGCCGGGGTTGTGGGTACCGCCTTTGCCGGCTCGCTTTGGCCCGCCGCTCGGCAGCATGTGCCCGAGCCGCTCGGGCGGTTGCCGGGGGACGTCGTCTACAGCGGCGGCGGAGTGACGCTTTACTTTCCCTTGATGACGAGCATTTTATTTGCCGTTGTAGGCAGTGCTGCAGTGTGGAGCGCTCTGCGGCTGGTGCGCTAA